The DNA sequence GCCGCAAGACGTGCCCCGGCCCGGCGGGCGCGGGTGACTTCAAAAGGAAAATTCTGATCGCTCAACGAATGAGTTCCTTGCGGAATTTGATCATTGAAAGACAGGCATTGGCGGCATCCGCGCCCTTGTTGCCGCGGTTGCGGTCTGCACGGGCCAGCGCCTGTTCTTCGTTCTCCACGGTCAGGATACCGTAACCGATCGCCTGACGGCGGTTGACGATGAGGTCCATCAGGCCGCGCGCGCTCTCGCCGCAAACATAATCATAATGCGTGGTTTCACCACGGATCACGCAACCAAGCGCAATCGCGCCATCAAAACGGCCGGAGTCCGCCCCCATCGCGATCAGCCCCGGCAATTCAAACG is a window from the uncultured Hyphomonas sp. genome containing:
- the ribH gene encoding 6,7-dimethyl-8-ribityllumazine synthase encodes the protein MADRVLVAVSHYYKHISEEMLAGAMEVLEAAGAKVTVMEVPGAFELPGLIAMGADSGRFDGAIALGCVIRGETTHYDYVCGESARGLMDLIVNRRQAIGYGILTVENEEQALARADRNRGNKGADAANACLSMIKFRKELIR